The following are from one region of the Eubacterium sp. MSJ-33 genome:
- the csrA gene encoding carbon storage regulator CsrA: protein MLALSRKQGESIVIGNNIEITVLEAKGDQVKIGISAPKSVPVYRKEIYAQIQEENREAVANLDVESLKKLL from the coding sequence ATGTTAGCACTATCCAGAAAACAAGGCGAATCCATCGTGATAGGCAATAACATTGAGATCACTGTGCTCGAGGCAAAGGGCGATCAGGTAAAGATCGGTATTTCTGCACCGAAGAGCGTACCTGTCTATCGAAAGGAAATTTACGCACAGATTCAGGAGGAAAACCGCGAAGCCGTGGCAAACCTTGATGTAGAAAGTTTGAAAAAACTCTTATAA
- the fliW gene encoding flagellar assembly protein FliW: MVAETRLFGTVDIAEDKIIEFPMGLIGFENLKKFAIIFDSEREVRSKISWLQSMEEPALALPIIHPSELIDDYGPIVEDELMKNIGDPADADILMFVTLSIPSDLTKMTANLKAPIIINTEGRKAIQVIVENEDYKVKFNAYEAIQKMKEKAGE, translated from the coding sequence ATGGTAGCAGAAACGAGATTATTTGGCACGGTCGATATCGCAGAGGATAAGATCATTGAATTTCCAATGGGATTGATCGGCTTTGAGAATTTGAAGAAATTTGCAATTATATTTGATAGCGAGCGGGAGGTACGTTCGAAGATCAGTTGGTTACAGTCGATGGAGGAGCCGGCACTGGCGCTTCCAATCATTCATCCATCGGAATTGATCGACGATTATGGTCCAATCGTGGAGGATGAACTGATGAAGAACATTGGCGATCCGGCAGATGCGGATATTCTGATGTTTGTGACGCTGTCGATTCCTTCGGATCTGACGAAAATGACAGCCAATCTGAAAGCACCGATTATCATCAACACGGAGGGCAGAAAAGCCATCCAGGTGATTGTGGAAAATGAAGATTACAAAGTAAAATTTAATGCCTATGAGGCAATCCAGAAAATGAAAGAAAAGGCAGGTGAGTAA
- a CDS encoding flagellin N-terminal helical domain-containing protein, with protein sequence MRITNQMISNNSLRNMQKTMANVDNRTTQMETGKKITKASEDPVVAVRALKLRTMVTQLEQYKDKNIGDAESWLKITTTSLDNITSRLEDIQSYCTQGSTDSFNTSDRSAIIDVLKEMQDMINSEGNSTYAGRYIFSGYKTDRSLAFNETEDIKKYSYKITQHLNADDLDMKTVVLNGVNSEDVDGILAGTSAYVKPDKQQVYRLNLAYEGISDTDSQGNAALSLKALDANGNAIDLSGFTQTVKTTADADTYYKVGPNDINIIEETGEIIFGENVYNTLKQADDIVVDYAKNKFEAGDLRPEHYFDCTQYTEQSDGSIKTVDYDTYDRTQSIYYEVNFSQSIQVNTEGKNIINDDMSNNINDLIYTLQELDAAEKMQTKLKNMLSDNQYASNDDAVKQINAMLDDINVEIAIKKETMQKTFAKNITNFQGYMDQVSAIQSDVGSRMTKLDMIKTRVTEQYSTFKELKSENEDVSSEEAALNFKEANVVYEAALAATSNLVRASLIDYL encoded by the coding sequence ATGAGAATTACGAATCAGATGATCTCCAATAACTCTCTGCGGAACATGCAGAAGACGATGGCAAATGTGGACAACCGCACAACGCAGATGGAGACAGGAAAGAAAATTACAAAGGCATCCGAAGATCCGGTTGTTGCCGTACGTGCGCTGAAGCTTCGTACGATGGTAACACAGTTGGAGCAGTACAAGGATAAGAACATCGGTGATGCGGAGTCATGGTTGAAGATCACGACAACTTCTCTCGATAACATCACTTCGCGGCTTGAAGATATCCAGAGCTACTGTACACAGGGCTCGACGGATTCGTTTAATACCTCCGATCGAAGTGCGATCATCGATGTATTAAAAGAGATGCAGGATATGATCAACAGCGAGGGAAATTCAACTTATGCAGGTCGGTATATCTTCTCTGGCTATAAGACGGATCGTTCCTTGGCATTCAACGAGACAGAGGACATCAAGAAATATTCTTATAAGATCACACAGCATCTGAATGCAGATGATCTCGATATGAAGACAGTCGTGTTAAATGGTGTGAATAGTGAAGATGTGGATGGGATTCTGGCAGGGACAAGTGCGTATGTGAAGCCGGATAAGCAACAGGTATATCGTCTGAATCTGGCATATGAAGGCATTTCTGATACGGACAGTCAGGGCAATGCAGCGCTTTCGCTGAAAGCATTGGATGCAAATGGCAACGCGATCGATCTGAGTGGATTTACTCAGACAGTGAAGACAACTGCAGATGCGGACACTTATTACAAGGTTGGACCAAACGATATCAACATCATTGAAGAGACCGGAGAGATCATCTTTGGTGAGAATGTGTATAATACACTCAAGCAGGCGGATGATATCGTGGTTGACTATGCGAAAAATAAATTTGAAGCAGGCGATCTTCGGCCGGAACATTATTTTGACTGTACACAGTACACCGAACAGTCAGATGGCAGTATCAAGACTGTAGATTATGATACATATGACCGGACACAGTCGATTTATTACGAAGTGAATTTCAGCCAGAGTATTCAGGTCAATACGGAAGGCAAAAATATTATCAATGATGATATGAGCAATAATATCAATGATCTGATCTATACGTTACAGGAACTGGATGCAGCAGAGAAGATGCAGACAAAACTCAAAAATATGCTTTCTGATAACCAGTATGCGTCTAACGATGATGCAGTCAAGCAGATCAATGCAATGCTGGATGATATCAATGTTGAGATCGCTATAAAAAAAGAGACGATGCAGAAGACGTTTGCGAAGAATATTACGAACTTCCAGGGATATATGGATCAGGTATCTGCAATCCAGTCTGATGTCGGAAGCCGTATGACGAAGCTAGATATGATTAAGACGCGTGTGACAGAGCAGTACAGTACATTCAAGGAATTAAAGTCCGAAAATGAGGATGTGTCCAGTGAGGAAGCGGCACTGAATTTCAAGGAAGCTAATGTTGTATACGAGGCAGCGCTCGCGGCTACAAGCAATCTGGTCAGAGCGTCGTTGATTGATTATCTGTAG
- the flgK gene encoding flagellar hook-associated protein FlgK: MPSTFLGLNTGLSGLTYFQTALNTTAHNISNADTKGYSRQNVQASASDALRLNKTYGMMGTGITASAVERQRNAYYDTKYWSANSKYSQYNSQHANLEQLQTYMNEMTSEAGYTKWMAEMSDAMQDLSTKPADYTTRISFALTADSFTDMVNELASNFQSTQKTINDEVELAVSEVNSLSKQIYELTQEIITVELKGGNANDLRDKRGVCIDTLSEYVNVDVDERSIMYGVGNDQVEANAKTLTIRINGEILVDELGYNELTVVPREQKVNQNDQDGLVDIYWKNADDTAGEFFNTANTTGRIAGLFNIRDGNNGEVFSGTTTAVSDNPPEVTVSLAESIAMKDLNIPTEGTITLNGRDYLYDGWTAEYDADGKLNNFTFKNMTMINEKNAEVTAVFPAGIDGRQAQIGVKNMTKGIPYYQAKLNELVRVFSKYMNDLTSAGADADGNPGLDAFTAQAPDGHDFVLKGSMQGTGTISSSDDSYYRLNGLNWELNQQWKTDPKKIVVSYKEDIDQGDIEARGILEKMMAGLTDSSMFQQGNVSHFLQAITTNMAVDTKKNEVFAANQDDIRYTIDNQRASISGVDKNEEGSNLTKFQELYRLASRVISVLNEVYDKLINETGV; encoded by the coding sequence ATGCCATCTACATTTTTAGGACTCAATACAGGTCTTTCGGGACTGACATATTTCCAGACGGCGCTTAATACGACCGCACACAATATATCCAATGCGGATACAAAAGGATATTCCAGACAGAACGTGCAGGCTTCCGCATCGGATGCCTTACGACTGAACAAGACGTACGGTATGATGGGAACCGGTATTACCGCCTCAGCCGTAGAACGTCAGAGAAATGCTTATTACGACACAAAATACTGGTCAGCGAATTCCAAGTACAGCCAGTACAATTCACAGCATGCCAATCTCGAACAGTTACAGACGTATATGAACGAGATGACTTCCGAAGCAGGCTATACAAAATGGATGGCAGAGATGTCCGATGCCATGCAGGATCTCTCGACAAAACCGGCAGACTATACAACAAGAATCTCTTTTGCATTGACCGCAGATTCTTTCACAGACATGGTAAATGAGCTTGCGAGCAACTTCCAGTCGACACAGAAGACGATCAATGATGAAGTTGAGCTTGCAGTCAGTGAAGTGAACTCCCTCTCAAAGCAGATCTACGAGCTGACACAGGAGATTATTACAGTCGAATTAAAGGGTGGAAATGCAAACGACCTGCGTGATAAGCGAGGTGTATGTATTGACACATTATCTGAATATGTAAACGTTGATGTGGACGAGCGAAGCATCATGTATGGTGTGGGGAATGATCAGGTCGAAGCAAATGCCAAAACCCTGACAATCCGTATCAATGGTGAAATACTGGTTGATGAGCTTGGTTACAATGAGCTGACTGTGGTTCCACGGGAGCAGAAGGTAAATCAGAACGATCAGGATGGTCTGGTTGATATCTACTGGAAGAACGCAGATGATACGGCAGGTGAATTCTTCAATACCGCGAATACAACCGGAAGAATTGCAGGCCTGTTTAACATCCGCGACGGCAACAACGGCGAGGTGTTCTCGGGTACAACAACTGCCGTATCTGACAATCCACCGGAAGTGACCGTATCGCTTGCAGAGAGCATTGCTATGAAGGATCTGAACATTCCAACCGAAGGAACGATCACTTTAAATGGCAGAGACTACCTGTATGATGGCTGGACCGCCGAGTACGATGCGGACGGAAAGCTGAACAACTTTACATTTAAAAATATGACGATGATCAACGAGAAGAATGCGGAAGTAACCGCAGTATTCCCGGCAGGCATTGATGGACGTCAGGCACAGATTGGCGTCAAAAATATGACAAAAGGTATTCCGTATTATCAGGCAAAGTTAAACGAGCTGGTTCGTGTGTTCTCCAAGTACATGAACGATCTGACAAGCGCGGGTGCCGATGCAGATGGAAATCCGGGACTCGATGCATTTACTGCGCAGGCACCGGATGGACATGATTTTGTATTGAAGGGCAGCATGCAGGGAACCGGAACGATCTCTTCCAGCGACGACAGCTATTATCGTCTGAACGGACTGAACTGGGAACTGAACCAGCAGTGGAAGACTGACCCGAAGAAGATCGTTGTATCTTACAAGGAAGATATTGATCAGGGCGACATAGAGGCAAGAGGCATTCTGGAAAAGATGATGGCTGGACTGACGGATTCTTCCATGTTCCAGCAGGGTAATGTTTCACATTTCCTGCAGGCAATCACGACGAACATGGCGGTTGATACAAAGAAGAATGAAGTATTTGCGGCAAATCAGGATGATATCCGATATACGATCGATAACCAGAGAGCATCCATTTCCGGAGTCGATAAGAACGAGGAAGGTTCGAACCTGACGAAGTTCCAGGAACTGTACCGGCTGGCATCCCGAGTAATATCTGTATTAAATGAAGTGTATGATAAGTTAATTAATGAAACTGGGGTATAA
- the flgK gene encoding flagellar hook-associated protein FlgK, with the protein MAGTMGRLSVGVTGLQTSQYALNATAHNLINTQTEGYTRQQVLLTDQSYNRVATDSYYINTVGMGVVTAQIRQVRDQFADETYRTESGRMNYYKAQYETVSEIENYFGELEGKDFNTTLNDMWTSMQELQKESNSIVTRSSFISNALTLIDRVQTIRSSLIEYQRNLNTEIKDQVKTVNDLASTIYELNQQIRAVEAGNIEKANDLKDKRNQALDKLSSIVNTEVVNNEDGTVEVYLEGHTLVTLGRTYTLTTQKVCENEKYQQNYGFTGSSTDFLMPVWEQDGDPLFNINRVPTADSNSDIGSLNGLMMSRGYFISNYTDVPTKPTKPLEKDFADPADYQTAMAQYEQDVKDYVDDLEYFNTYVEPYTITNLEAQFDVLIHAMVTQINDTLCPNKTVTLADGSTVKVLDEDAAGIGMGNGNEYPGTELFVRNSVDRYTEQTLTLADGTTQTFKVYNEENPDDFYSLYTIGNLKVNEKLLQNPSLLPLSRVSGEEAQTIADELLARWNDKFATVSPNSLVQCNYKDYYSGMMDDLSDRGYTYKSMMETGQQAVSDAENTRQQLLGVSSDEELSSMIKFQHAYNASSRYINTVSEMIAYLIEKLGA; encoded by the coding sequence ATGGCAGGAACGATGGGACGGTTGTCCGTTGGCGTAACAGGACTTCAGACAAGTCAATATGCGTTAAATGCAACCGCACACAATTTAATAAATACACAGACTGAGGGCTATACCCGTCAGCAGGTACTCCTGACAGACCAGTCATATAACAGAGTCGCAACGGATTCGTATTACATTAACACCGTCGGCATGGGTGTTGTGACGGCACAGATCCGACAGGTGCGCGACCAGTTTGCGGATGAAACTTACCGCACAGAGAGTGGTCGTATGAACTACTACAAGGCGCAGTATGAAACCGTTTCGGAGATAGAGAATTATTTTGGTGAGTTAGAGGGTAAGGATTTTAACACGACGTTAAATGACATGTGGACATCAATGCAGGAGCTGCAGAAGGAGTCAAACAGTATCGTAACGCGAAGCTCCTTTATCTCAAATGCACTCACCCTGATAGATCGTGTCCAGACGATTCGTTCCAGTCTGATCGAGTATCAGCGGAATCTGAACACGGAGATCAAAGATCAGGTCAAGACAGTGAATGACCTTGCATCTACCATTTATGAACTCAACCAGCAGATCCGTGCGGTTGAGGCAGGAAATATTGAAAAGGCAAACGACTTAAAGGACAAGCGGAACCAGGCACTTGATAAGCTTTCATCTATTGTGAATACCGAGGTCGTGAACAACGAGGATGGCACGGTAGAGGTGTATCTGGAAGGACATACACTGGTTACGCTTGGAAGAACCTACACACTGACGACACAGAAAGTGTGCGAGAATGAGAAGTATCAGCAGAATTATGGATTCACAGGTTCTTCGACAGACTTCCTGATGCCTGTATGGGAGCAGGATGGCGATCCTTTGTTTAATATAAACCGGGTGCCGACCGCAGACAGTAACAGCGATATCGGTTCCCTGAATGGTCTCATGATGTCACGAGGCTATTTCATCAGCAATTACACGGATGTTCCAACAAAACCGACAAAGCCTTTGGAGAAAGATTTTGCAGATCCTGCAGATTATCAGACTGCAATGGCACAATATGAGCAGGACGTCAAGGATTATGTCGATGACTTGGAATATTTTAATACCTACGTAGAACCATATACGATCACGAATTTGGAGGCACAGTTTGATGTGCTGATCCATGCGATGGTGACACAGATCAACGATACGTTGTGTCCGAATAAAACCGTGACACTGGCAGACGGTTCCACCGTAAAGGTGCTGGACGAAGACGCTGCTGGTATCGGTATGGGGAATGGCAACGAGTATCCGGGTACGGAACTGTTCGTGCGAAACAGCGTAGATCGTTACACAGAACAGACATTGACACTGGCAGATGGAACGACACAGACATTCAAGGTATATAACGAAGAGAATCCGGATGATTTCTATTCACTCTATACAATCGGAAATCTGAAGGTAAACGAGAAGCTGCTGCAGAATCCGTCCCTGCTTCCACTCTCTCGTGTATCGGGCGAGGAGGCACAGACGATTGCAGATGAGCTGCTGGCACGGTGGAACGACAAGTTCGCAACGGTCAGCCCGAATTCTCTGGTGCAGTGCAATTACAAAGATTATTACAGCGGTATGATGGACGATCTGTCAGACCGTGGTTACACATACAAATCCATGATGGAAACCGGACAGCAGGCAGTGTCCGACGCCGAGAATACGAGACAGCAGTTGCTTGGTGTATCCTCCGATGAAGAACTTTCCAGCATGATCAAATTCCAGCATGCTTACAATGCGTCCTCCCGATACATCAACACCGTATCCGAGATGATCGCATATCTGATCGAGAAGCTGGGTGCATAA
- a CDS encoding flagellar protein FlgN, producing MASIIENLITELNDEYALYEQLLQVSMEKTGAIVSNNLDRLSETTEKEQRLADALASVEHRRRETMTNVANILGKRPDDVKVMDVVTFLEGQPEFHDPLLAINEKLAKLARKVREVNGHNQNLIQDALEMIEYNINLMQNLNRAPETAEYSKDMFKGNAAYAGGADAPGRFDVQN from the coding sequence ATGGCAAGTATAATTGAAAACCTGATTACAGAATTAAATGATGAATATGCCTTGTATGAGCAGCTTCTTCAGGTGTCTATGGAGAAGACGGGCGCGATCGTATCGAACAACCTTGATCGTCTGTCTGAGACAACCGAGAAGGAGCAGCGTCTGGCAGATGCACTCGCAAGCGTGGAGCACAGACGGCGTGAGACAATGACAAATGTAGCGAATATCTTAGGTAAACGACCAGATGATGTCAAAGTGATGGATGTTGTTACATTTCTGGAAGGACAGCCGGAATTCCATGATCCGCTGCTTGCGATCAACGAGAAGCTGGCAAAGCTTGCACGGAAAGTCCGGGAAGTAAATGGACACAATCAGAATCTGATTCAGGATGCACTTGAAATGATCGAGTATAACATCAATCTGATGCAGAATCTGAATCGGGCGCCGGAGACGGCAGAATATTCGAAAGATATGTTCAAAGGAAATGCCGCATATGCAGGTGGTGCCGATGCACCAGGCAGATTTGATGTACAGAATTAA
- the flgM gene encoding flagellar biosynthesis anti-sigma factor FlgM: MRIGTYNMLSQIYGNTGTKKTKSAGTTSSGSFLDQVSFSSMGKDMQTAKTALGNTPDVRESKIQDLKRRIDNGTYDVSVDDFAQKLLDSYSKANM; this comes from the coding sequence ATGAGAATAGGAACCTATAATATGCTCAGTCAGATTTATGGAAATACTGGAACCAAGAAGACCAAATCTGCAGGAACAACATCGTCAGGAAGCTTTTTAGATCAGGTATCTTTCTCAAGCATGGGAAAAGATATGCAGACAGCGAAAACTGCACTTGGTAACACACCAGATGTCAGAGAATCGAAGATTCAGGATTTGAAGAGAAGAATTGATAATGGCACATACGATGTGAGTGTGGATGATTTTGCACAGAAATTATTAGACAGCTACAGCAAAGCAAATATGTAA
- a CDS encoding flagellar protein, with product MELMNCRNCKKLFNYIAGEKLCPACKEKLEEKFQEVKKYIEENPRENINQVAEACDVTIKQIKYWVREERLSFTDDSLVGLECERCGKMIHSGRFCKDCAGGLADAMNNAYKRERQQAVRKSAAGKMRFLD from the coding sequence ATGGAACTGATGAACTGTAGAAATTGTAAAAAGCTTTTTAATTATATCGCAGGAGAGAAGTTGTGCCCTGCGTGTAAGGAGAAACTGGAAGAGAAGTTTCAGGAAGTAAAGAAATACATTGAGGAGAATCCACGTGAGAACATCAATCAGGTGGCAGAAGCATGCGATGTCACGATCAAGCAGATCAAGTATTGGGTACGTGAGGAACGTCTGTCCTTTACTGATGATTCTTTGGTAGGGCTGGAGTGTGAGCGCTGCGGAAAGATGATCCATAGTGGCAGATTCTGTAAGGACTGTGCGGGTGGACTTGCAGATGCTATGAACAATGCATATAAGCGGGAGCGACAGCAGGCAGTACGGAAAAGCGCAGCCGGAAAGATGCGTTTCCTGGATTAA
- a CDS encoding ComF family protein, with amino-acid sequence MKAWNKFLNWIYPPTCPLCGEVTGGQTGQVCDTCRPMIAYPEQPVCLKCGCEIADMEQELCEDCTRHAKSYIQGFPAMKYQYPLDESLARFKYHNQKEYAEFYAGQIVKRHGQALMSLSLDAVIPIPIHKRKMTKRGYNQAELLADALGTMLDIPVERDFLMRVVNTEPQKDLNPKQREENLKKAFQCTEKSVSYKRVLLIDDIYTTGATIEACTKKLHASGIPDIYYASAAIGTGR; translated from the coding sequence ATGAAGGCATGGAATAAATTTTTAAATTGGATATATCCACCAACCTGTCCATTGTGTGGCGAAGTGACAGGTGGGCAGACCGGTCAGGTGTGTGATACATGCAGGCCGATGATCGCATATCCGGAACAGCCGGTATGTCTGAAGTGCGGCTGTGAGATCGCAGATATGGAACAGGAATTGTGCGAGGATTGTACGCGGCATGCAAAGTCTTATATACAGGGTTTTCCGGCGATGAAATATCAGTATCCGCTTGATGAAAGTCTGGCACGGTTTAAGTATCACAATCAGAAAGAATATGCAGAATTTTATGCAGGACAGATCGTAAAAAGACACGGACAGGCACTGATGAGTCTCTCACTCGATGCGGTCATTCCGATTCCGATTCACAAACGGAAGATGACGAAGCGTGGATACAATCAGGCGGAACTGCTTGCGGATGCACTTGGAACGATGTTGGATATCCCGGTGGAACGGGATTTCCTGATGCGGGTTGTCAATACAGAACCGCAGAAAGACCTGAATCCAAAGCAGAGGGAAGAAAATCTAAAAAAGGCTTTCCAATGCACCGAAAAAAGTGTAAGCTATAAAAGAGTGCTGTTGATCGATGATATATATACGACTGGTGCGACAATCGAGGCATGTACGAAGAAACTGCATGCGTCAGGCATCCCGGATATATATTATGCAAGTGCGGCGATCGGCACGGGGAGATAG